A window of Castanea sativa cultivar Marrone di Chiusa Pesio chromosome 1, ASM4071231v1 contains these coding sequences:
- the LOC142622635 gene encoding cytochrome P450 94A2-like, translating into MLLLLILIPLLSLLFFFFFFVLNSNSNSNSKVPKSYPLVGSFFAILANRKRPLPWLSGIMQVSPSATFVLQRNYSTRQVFSGNPAVVQHILKTNFSNYGKGHVFNRTLTDFLGHGIFNIDGDSWKFQRQVSSHEFNTKSLRKFIETVVDTELSDRLIPILSSAAKQGTVLDFQDILQRFAFDNICKIAFGFDPAYLLPSLPQAKFALAFEDGVRISSERFSAVLPIVWKFKKLLNIGSEKRLKNAISEVRGFALNIIKEKKQRLGEKESPDSVDLLSRFLSSGHSDENFVTDIVISFIIAGRDTTSAALTWFFWLLSKNPEIESEILNEIFEKSEAPVYDEVKDMVYTHASLCESMRLYPPVPIDSKEAVNDDVLPGGTVVKKGMRVTYFPYAMGRLEMLWGSDWAEFKPERWLKKEEESWKFVGRDSYTYPVFQAGPRICLGKEMAFLQMKRVVAGVLRRFKVVPAFEEGVNHEPEFVSYLTSKMKGGFPVKIVERDHRET; encoded by the coding sequence ATGTTGCTTCTTCTCATCCTAATTCCTTTACTttcccttctcttcttcttcttcttcttcgttctcaattccaattccaattccaattccaaagTCCCCAAATCCTACCCTCTAGTGGGTTCATTCTTCGCCATCCTCGCCAACCGAAAGCGGCCACTCCCATGGCTCTCAGGCATCATGCAAGTCTCACCTTCCGCCACCTTTGTTCTCCAACGCAACTACTCCACCCGCCAGGTCTTCTCCGGCAACCCCGCCGTGGTCCAACACATCCTCAAGACCAACTTCTCTAACTACGGAAAAGGCCACGTTTTCAATCGAACTCTCACCGACTTTCTTGGCCACGGCATCTTCAACATTGACGGCGACTCCTGGAAGTTCCAAAGACAAGTCTCTAGCCACGAATTCAACACCAAATCTCTCCGCAAGTTCATTGAAACCGTTGTTGACACTGAGCTCTCCGATCGCCTCATCCCCATTCTCTCCTCAGCTGCCAAACAGGGAACTGTCCTTGATTTCCAAGACATTCTTCAAAGGTTTGCTTTTGATAATATTTGTAAGATCGCTTTCGGGTTCGACCCCGCATACTTGTTGCCCTCTCTTCCACAGGCCAAGTTCGCCCTAGCCTTTGAAGACGGTGTCAGGATTAGCAGCGAGAGGTTCTCTGCGGTACTCCCAATCGTCTGGAAATTCAAGAAGTTGTTGAATATTGGGTCAGAAAAGCGTCTCAAAAACGCTATCTCGGAAGTGCGAGGTTTCGCACTGAAcataatcaaagaaaagaagcagaggctgggagagaaagagagcccCGATTCCGTGGACCTGTTGTCAAGGTTCTTGAGCTCCGGCCATTCGGACGAGAACTTCGTGACAGACATTGTGATCAGCTTTATAATTGCTGGGCGTGACACTACGTCCGCGGCTTTAACATGGTTTTTTTGGCTTCTATCGAAGAACCCAGAGATTGAATCCGAGATTCTAAAtgaaatctttgaaaaatcagaaGCGCCTGTTTATGACGAGGTGAAAGACATGGTGTACACACACGCTTCACTATGTGAAAGCATGAGGCTATACCCGCCAGTCCCGATTGACTCAAAGGAGGCAGTGAACGACGACGTATTGCCCGGCGGGACAGTGGTGAAGAAGGGGATGAGAGTGACCTACTTTCCATACGCAATGGGGAGGTTGGAGATGCTGTGGGGATCGGACTGGGCAGAGTTCAAGCCAGAAAGGTGGCTGAAGAAGGAGGAAGAGTCATGGAAGTTTGTGGGGAGAGACTCGTACACATACCCTGTGTTCCAGGCAGGTCCCAGAATTTGTTTGGGGAAGGAAATGGCATTCTTGCAGATGAAGAGGGTGGTAGCTGGGGTTTTAAGGAGGTTTAAGGTGGTGCCAGCGTTTGAAGAAGGTGTAAACCATGAACCAGAGTTTGTTTCGTATTTGACTTCAAAGATGAAAGGTGGGTTTCCGGTGAAGATTGTGGAGAGGGATCATCGCGAGACTTGA